Proteins co-encoded in one Streptococcus parauberis NCFD 2020 genomic window:
- a CDS encoding methyltransferase family protein: MLFRLFIILLFVIFYSIYFGKLHFLKGKQIKAVHLGQGKLYSKEKIAQQFMSGIAFSLVLYQIYKLFFDYHVDNRFYTLGIVIIILGIVIFGLSVSEMKDSWRVGFEKSDRTTLITKGIYAYSRNPAYLGFFLFNCGYLFLIGDAMMVLLILVDTLSLHYLVLSEEKHLRKMFQKEYDTYYKKTRRYL, from the coding sequence ATGCTATTTCGGTTGTTTATTATACTCTTATTTGTCATATTTTATAGTATTTATTTTGGCAAATTACATTTTTTAAAAGGAAAACAGATTAAAGCAGTCCATTTAGGACAAGGAAAATTATACTCTAAAGAAAAAATTGCACAACAATTTATGTCTGGAATAGCTTTTTCTTTAGTTCTTTATCAGATATATAAACTTTTCTTTGATTATCATGTAGATAATAGATTTTATACTCTTGGTATAGTCATAATTATATTAGGAATTGTCATATTTGGTCTAAGTGTCTCTGAAATGAAAGACAGTTGGCGCGTGGGCTTTGAAAAATCTGATAGAACAACCCTTATAACTAAAGGAATTTATGCCTATTCTCGAAATCCAGCCTATCTAGGCTTCTTCTTATTCAATTGTGGTTATTTATTTCTCATTGGTGATGCTATGATGGTTCTACTCATTTTAGTTGACACACTCTCTTTACATTATTTAGTGTTAAGTGAAGAAAAACATTTACGAAAAATGTTCCAAAAAGAATATGATACTTATTATAAAAAAACAAGACGCTATTTATAA
- a CDS encoding heavy metal translocating P-type ATPase, translating to MKQLKKLNLEIKLYFFGVVLFMIGLIIPLPTQFKTIIYMIAILISGFHVMWEGLSDTVTNSLSRKKFLPNTHILMTIAALGAIFIGEAIEAALLIFIFAGAHFLEEYVESKSQKEIKALLELNPTEARKIMSDGSIALVAVESLKVGDQLQVLNGAQVPTDGVITEGQASINESSINGESIPREKRIGDTVFGSTINGNTSFTMKVTKDSKDTVFAKIIRLVEASQGNLSPTASFIERFEPIYVTTVLIIFVLLLLLGPNLFGWTLMGTLTKGLIFMVSASPCALAVSAIPATLAGISNLAKEGILFKGGAFLSSLEDVKAIAFDKTGTLTAGKPRIVDYDLEPSQVSTAVLMTIILGMEQQSNHPLAQAICSYFSEKVKPVMVIKTENKLGEGLTADYQGALYQIAKPSIFDNVPQKWLSAKETQESKGATVVFVAIDHQVCGYIAIQDKPQESAHILLDYLRKNQIKSVMITGDSEKTGKALASQMGMDDVKANVLPEEKSNLIQRLQKADGLTAMVGDGVNDAPALAKADIGIAMGDGSDVAIETADIVIMKNDLSKLIIAHKLSKSLKQIIIQNVALSMIVVLLLVIFTFFSNLTVVQSVSLHEGSTLLVLINSLRLLRK from the coding sequence ATGAAACAATTAAAAAAATTAAATTTAGAAATTAAATTATACTTCTTTGGGGTTGTCCTCTTTATGATTGGCCTTATCATTCCTTTACCAACTCAATTTAAAACAATTATCTATATGATAGCTATTTTGATATCAGGTTTTCATGTGATGTGGGAGGGTTTATCTGACACAGTCACAAACTCACTAAGCAGAAAAAAATTTTTACCAAATACACACATTTTAATGACAATTGCTGCACTCGGAGCAATATTTATCGGGGAGGCAATAGAAGCGGCCTTGTTAATTTTTATCTTTGCAGGAGCTCACTTTTTAGAAGAATATGTTGAGTCAAAAAGTCAAAAAGAGATAAAGGCACTCTTAGAGCTTAATCCGACTGAAGCAAGAAAAATAATGAGTGATGGTTCAATTGCTTTAGTGGCTGTCGAAAGTTTAAAAGTTGGGGATCAACTGCAAGTACTAAATGGCGCTCAAGTTCCTACGGATGGGGTTATCACTGAGGGTCAAGCAAGCATAAATGAATCAAGTATTAATGGGGAATCTATTCCTCGAGAAAAAAGAATTGGTGATACAGTTTTTGGATCAACCATAAACGGGAACACAAGTTTTACAATGAAGGTTACTAAGGATAGCAAGGATACAGTTTTTGCAAAAATCATCCGTTTAGTAGAAGCCTCTCAAGGGAACTTATCACCGACAGCAAGTTTTATAGAACGTTTTGAACCTATCTATGTCACAACTGTGTTAATTATATTTGTTCTGCTCTTACTATTGGGACCTAACTTGTTTGGGTGGACACTTATGGGAACACTGACTAAAGGTTTGATTTTTATGGTTTCAGCATCTCCATGTGCATTGGCAGTCTCCGCTATTCCAGCGACACTGGCCGGCATATCGAATTTAGCCAAAGAAGGTATTCTTTTCAAAGGAGGAGCTTTTCTTTCAAGCTTAGAGGATGTCAAAGCCATAGCATTTGATAAAACAGGAACGCTGACTGCTGGCAAGCCGAGAATAGTCGACTACGATTTAGAGCCAAGTCAGGTAAGTACGGCAGTACTAATGACCATTATTTTAGGAATGGAGCAACAATCAAACCATCCCCTAGCACAGGCTATTTGTTCTTACTTTTCGGAAAAGGTCAAACCTGTTATGGTTATTAAAACTGAAAACAAACTTGGTGAAGGTTTAACGGCTGACTACCAAGGTGCCCTTTACCAAATTGCAAAGCCTAGTATTTTTGATAACGTCCCTCAGAAATGGCTTAGTGCAAAAGAAACTCAAGAAAGTAAGGGGGCTACCGTAGTGTTTGTTGCTATAGACCATCAAGTCTGTGGTTACATCGCAATTCAAGACAAACCACAGGAATCTGCTCACATACTTTTAGATTATTTGAGAAAGAATCAAATAAAAAGTGTTATGATTACAGGAGACTCTGAAAAAACTGGAAAAGCATTAGCTAGTCAAATGGGTATGGATGATGTTAAGGCAAATGTTTTACCTGAAGAAAAATCAAATTTGATTCAGAGACTACAAAAGGCAGATGGATTGACAGCGATGGTTGGAGATGGAGTAAACGATGCGCCAGCACTAGCAAAAGCCGATATTGGGATTGCAATGGGAGATGGAAGCGACGTGGCAATTGAAACTGCTGATATTGTGATTATGAAAAATGATTTGAGTAAACTCATAATTGCTCACAAACTTTCGAAATCTTTGAAACAGATTATTATTCAAAACGTTGCCTTGTCTATGATAGTAGTTCTTCTCTTAGTTATTTTTACATTTTTTAGCAATTTAACAGTTGTTCAAAGTGTTTCCTTGCATGAAGGGTCGACATTATTAGTTTTAATTAATAGTTTAAGATTACTCAGAAAATAA
- a CDS encoding PadR family transcriptional regulator gives MKRDKNIPLTETTFYVLLALLEPAHGYVIMQKVEDMSNGDVRIAAGTMYGAIENLLKQKWIKSVPSEDSRRKVYIITEKGKEMVNLEINRLKYLVNLTNQLRLGDK, from the coding sequence ATGAAAAGAGATAAAAATATTCCACTAACTGAAACAACTTTCTATGTTCTACTAGCATTACTAGAACCTGCACATGGCTATGTAATTATGCAAAAGGTAGAAGACATGAGTAATGGTGACGTTAGAATTGCTGCAGGAACCATGTATGGAGCTATTGAAAATTTACTCAAACAAAAGTGGATCAAATCTGTTCCTAGTGAGGATAGCAGAAGGAAAGTTTATATTATCACTGAAAAAGGTAAAGAAATGGTTAATCTTGAAATTAATCGTTTAAAATATCTGGTTAATTTAACCAACCAACTAAGATTAGGAGATAAGTGA
- a CDS encoding DUF2812 domain-containing protein, whose product MIKFKLYFNSMTKEEEWLNSIQEKGYSLSGVSSIIPSLYYFKKDESSRDKKVRMDYKRYMSKDKFLDYVTLFEDSGWKHVAGSRWGGLHYFQQLNSRENSEIFSDPESKEAMVNSYYKYASEMAFVFIIYFFLLMRVTQFNLINPQSWYLTQGLWGMEGRMFWLGFLFETPFVLLRVLPIFYFLIAGIYYLGRAHKSKK is encoded by the coding sequence ATGATAAAATTTAAACTTTATTTTAATTCGATGACTAAAGAAGAAGAATGGTTAAACAGTATTCAAGAAAAGGGTTACTCTTTATCTGGAGTCAGTTCAATTATCCCCTCGCTTTATTATTTTAAGAAGGATGAATCTAGTCGGGATAAGAAAGTAAGAATGGATTATAAAAGATACATGTCAAAAGATAAATTTTTAGATTATGTAACGCTCTTTGAAGATAGTGGCTGGAAACATGTTGCGGGCAGCCGTTGGGGTGGACTTCATTATTTCCAACAACTTAATTCCCGAGAAAATTCCGAAATTTTCTCTGATCCAGAATCAAAAGAGGCCATGGTGAATAGTTACTACAAATATGCTAGTGAAATGGCTTTTGTCTTTATTATTTATTTCTTTTTGTTAATGAGAGTAACTCAATTTAATCTTATAAATCCTCAATCATGGTACTTAACTCAGGGCTTATGGGGCATGGAAGGACGTATGTTCTGGCTAGGATTTCTCTTTGAAACTCCATTTGTTCTCCTTAGAGTTTTACCTATATTCTACTTTCTTATAGCTGGTATATATTATTTGGGGCGAGCACACAAAAGTAAGAAATAA
- a CDS encoding MerR family DNA-binding transcriptional regulator, giving the protein MHSLLTIGQLSKLSGIHIKALRYYESINILKPTYINPQNGYRYFLFATIDYVKLIKICADYGIPLKEFTQFIDKDGQIHIAELLQQAEEKIRLKELAIKEDKYQIEQFKKQINLSNQLDHSSHYHIEPGDEDYFLESTDATILSEGYYHGIQKMILEIKKKNLIFDQRIGIFMVKNEDQWKSFLACKVQKCKKDSLVKNIICLKNSHIHAEHITKHNLENKIKQLSNEQNITKILLLETIEEPYNFQTPHIELRYFI; this is encoded by the coding sequence ATGCACTCATTATTAACAATTGGACAATTAAGTAAACTTTCTGGAATTCATATCAAGGCCCTGCGCTATTATGAGAGTATTAATATTTTAAAACCAACATATATAAATCCTCAAAATGGTTATAGATATTTTCTATTTGCTACAATTGATTATGTAAAATTGATTAAAATCTGTGCAGACTATGGTATTCCCTTAAAAGAATTTACTCAATTTATTGATAAAGATGGTCAGATTCATATAGCTGAGCTTTTACAACAAGCAGAAGAAAAAATTCGTTTAAAAGAGTTAGCTATCAAAGAAGACAAATATCAGATAGAGCAATTTAAAAAGCAAATAAATCTGTCAAATCAACTAGACCATAGCTCACATTATCATATCGAACCTGGTGATGAAGACTACTTCCTTGAATCCACGGACGCCACTATTTTATCTGAAGGTTATTATCACGGAATTCAGAAAATGATTCTGGAAATTAAGAAAAAAAATCTAATATTTGATCAACGAATTGGTATCTTTATGGTAAAAAATGAGGACCAATGGAAATCTTTTCTTGCCTGTAAAGTTCAAAAATGTAAAAAAGACAGTTTAGTAAAAAATATTATTTGTCTGAAGAATAGTCATATTCATGCTGAACATATCACTAAACATAATCTTGAAAATAAAATCAAACAGTTATCAAATGAACAGAACATTACTAAGATCTTGTTATTAGAGACTATTGAAGAGCCCTATAATTTTCAAACACCTCATATTGAATTAAGATACTTTATCTAA